Below is a window of Vibrio gazogenes DNA.
ATTTCACTGGCAGCGTCTACATGTTGTACTTCTGCACTGAACTTTGTGATCGACCGAAAGATACTGACCGTATCCATGCTTTGGTGGGTCTGTTTCTGTTGGTCAGCGCGCTTGACTGCGCCACCAATGGCAATCAGCGGATCGCCTTCTGAATTTGCGGTGGCAACACCGGAGACTAAGTTACCGCAGCCGGGACCGGAGGTCACCATCGTCACACCGGCTTTGCCTGTGAGTCGGCCGATGACACCTGCCATAAAGGCACCGTTGGCTTCGTGACGGACCGGAACCATCTGAATACTGGTGTCCTCAATTGCATCAAACAAGCGGTCGATTTTGGCTCCGGGAATCCCGAAAATATATTTGATACCGAGAGACTCCAGTTGTTGAGCGATCAACTGAGCCCCATTTCTGGTTGAAGGTTTGGTTTGCATTTTTTTAATCCTTATTATTTTGCCTGACGTTGTTATTTTTCCGCCTTGTCGATGGCGGTATGAATATCTTCCGGAGTCAGATTCGCTTTGAGGAACTCTGTAGAAACCGGCGTGTCGATCACCAATCGCGACACTTTGCCGATCTGGAGAAACCCGGATGAAATACTGTAATCCTGAATGTGGCCACCTCCTTGATAATCATCGGTTATGAAATGTTCGTGATAGCCGGGAACATTAATACCTGTGGTGTATTTGGGGCTGCGAAATCCGGCGATGACGCCTTTTCTGTGTGTGAAACGGAATGTGGGTTGTTCTTTGACAACCTCAAGCATTGGCCGGTAGGGGCGGTTTTGTTTTGGTACGGTGCGGGTGCGGACAAAGTCGAAGACGCCATCAATGCGTATTGCACAGAATACATTGTCACTTGGGATCATGTCATCGATCAGTTGATGAACGGTTTCGCGGGACATCCGTGAGGTCAGTGGTAGCTCGATACTCGCTTTGAAAAAGGTCATCACGGCAAAAGGCGTTCTTTGCGTCATGTCCGCCGGATTGGCTGAGCCATCAGATTTGAGCTGAAAAACGTTCTTATCAAAAGCAATGAGCTCGCCATCCAGTTGGTTGAATGTTCCCAAACCGAAATCGCCGTGTTCCAGTAACTGTTCTACGGTAGTCGAGCCTTCGTAAACGCCGGCAATCAGGGCGCTCATCAACGAAGTCTGAAAAATTTCACCATCATTGGTCACGTGATGATATTCAGCAAATTCTTTCGCTATATCGAGCGAACAGTCACACTGAGGGTTATAGAATCCGCGCATGATTTTATCCAGTTGTGCAATTGGGTGTATATTTAGATTGACTTCTTTACCGTACTAAATCCAATATAAAAAAGATTTATTTTGATATGGAAAAAATATGGAATTCCGTTACCTGAAGTATTTCGTTGCTGTTGCTCAGACGCGCCATTTTACAAGAGCCGCCGAACAACTAGGGATTGCACAGCCGCCATTAAGTCAGCAGATTAAAAAGCTGGAACATGAGCTAGGTGTCGACTTGTTTAAACGTCTATCCAGAGGGGTAGAGCTGACCAAGGCAGGGGAAGTGTTTTATACCGATGCGGTGAATATTCTCACTGATGCGGAGCGGGCAATGGCGAAAGTCAGGCAGATTGCTCGTGGTGAAAATACAGAAGTGAAAATTGGTTTTGCAACGTCCACTTCAACCAGCATTCAGGTGCTGGGAAAAATGGGTTATCTGCAAAATGAGGGACTCAACCTGAAGACGGCTGAGTTGCCGATGTCGGAGCTGGCTGTGCAATTGAAGAACAAACAGTTAGATATTGCGATTATGCGACTGCCCTGTTACGCCAGTGAGTCTTTTGAGCGCCAGACATTGTTTGAGGATCCGTTTGTCGCAGTGATTCCTACGAGTCATCCCTTAGCGCAATTTAAGTGTATCCAGATGAAGCAGCTCCGAGGGCAGAGAATCTTACTGTTTCCGCGTGAAACCGGACCAGCTTTGTTTGATGGGATGAATACACTTTTCACAGATGCAGGCATACGGCTTGAACCACAATTCTCCGCGCCGCAGTTGCGTACGACGATTGCGATGGCGCAGGCCGGACTGGGCATTGCGATTGTGCCGTATTCACTGGCTGAGCACTTGGATGATTCCGCTGTCGTCGCAAGTATTGAGGATATACAGTTGACCAGCCGGATTGTGGTCGCCTGGGAAGCATCCAATCTGAATAAGCAGGTGCTAAAAGTGGTGGCAAAGCTCAGTAAAACAGACGGGTGATTGCCGGCGGCGATAGAGGTTTGGCGTGCAGGCAGAAAGTGAAATTCATATCGTCGGTAGTAGCGATGATATGAAGCAGATTACCGAAACACCGAGCCATTTTCATAAGCGAAACAGCCCCTAAATAAATCTAATCCAAATTTTGAGGTGGTTATTCGGACCACCCTATAAAATAGACCCAACGCTGAGTTAAAGCTCAGCGTTGGGTGTTGACACTGTACTTCTCCGAACTTCAGTTTGTACTAAAACAATGTCTAAAGCCTTGTTGATCCTTCACAGGACTTTATAGCTACCTATTTATTTATGCAAAATTATTCAAAGGTTGAATTGAAGCGTATCGGTCGCTTAGTGCTGCCATAGACACCAAGTGAATGAGTTTTTCATCAATCGGATTACCGCTTAGGTCGGGTAATGGCCGTGTTGCACAGGCGTCTTCACAAACAATAACGTCGTAACCCAACTCTACAGCTTTGATAGTTGTCGCAGTAACACACATATGGCTCATGAAGCCGAGGATAATGAGTTGTTTGCGTCCAGTTAACTGCAGCATCTCTTCTAGGTCGGTATTGAAAAATGAGTTAGGTAGCGTCTTATGAACTACTGTTTCGTTGTCATTAGGTTTTACAACATCTATAGCATCTGACAAAGGTGAATCGCAGTTAAATACCGGTGATGCCGAACTCGCTTTATGAAGTATATGGAAAACTGGGGCATTCTTACTTCGAGCGGTTTCTAGTAGCTTTTCTGCGTTCTCCAGTGCTGTTTTTCCTGCTTTGCCCAGCGACAAAACACCATCCACATATTCATTTTGGTAATCAACAAAAAGGACAGATGCATTATTCCAATCAACCTTATGCTCTTGTAGACCAGCAATATTTCGAAGTGTATTTAATTGAGTCATGTTTTTTCTCCTATGAAATTGAAGGAAACTATACCTACATATAAATTCTTAGTTAATTTCTATTTGTGCAAATGACATGTGCACAAATTTAGTGGAGGCAGATTTATAAGGAAAATAACACCAATATTAATCGCACATACTATATGCAAAATTTTTTATATAAATATTAAAAATATTAATTTACTTTTTACATAAACGTCGGAGGGATTATGAACAACACATCATTACCAATATATAACTCTTTAAATAATGCTAATAAAAAGCTTAAAGGAAGTTTTCATGCATTACCCATACAAAACCTTGGAAAAACAAAAGATGTCGTATTGAGTGAGGATTTTAACGCTAGGTTATCTAAGATAAAAGAACTAGAACTATCACTTACCTCACCGTTTTTCGATAGTTTAACTGATCCAAATAAAGCTATAGATGAATCAACGAATATATTGAAAGATATGTATGGTTCTGACTTGTCATTATTCGTTACGTGCGGTAGCACAATATCAAACAAAATCATAATAGAAGCTATTTGTAAATCGTCTGATAAGGTCTTATGTCAAAAAGGTGTTCATCAATCTATATACTTTTCATTGAAGTCTCAGAATAGTGATGTGAACTATGTACAGGATCTGATTTGTAATGATGATGCTTATATCTACTCTGCTGATCCCCAAGGCATCATTGATGCGTTAGTCAGAGCTGAAGAGGCCGGAACACCTTATACAACCCTCATAATCAACAGTCAGACCTATGATGGCGTGTGTTTTGATTTACAAGAGTTTCTTCCTGTTGTCTGTGAAAGAGCTAAAGACATAAAGAACATCGTGATAGATGAAGCATGGGGGGCTTGGTCTACTTTTGATCCTAAGATGAAAGAAAAAAGTGCAATACAAAACGCCTTAACTCTCTCAAAGAAATATGATGTTAACTTTATAGTGACGCATTCTGTTCACAAGTCCTTATTTGCATTGCGACAAGCAAGCATCATCAATGTTTTTGGTTCGGAGGATTGTCAAGCTAAGGTTGTTGGTAGTCACTTTCGAAATCATTCCACCTCTCCTAGTTATCCTATTCTGGCAAGTACGGAACTTGCTTTGAGTCATGCCAATCAATACGCAGTACAGTACTCGAATAGAATAAATGAACAGTGTGAATATCTTAAATCCTTCATTAATGATTTGAACCTGTTTAGATGTCCGAGTTTGACTCTTGAAGAAGAATATCTAATTCAAGATCCGACAAAGCTATGGATAACATGCACCACTAAACTATTAAGCGGTGCTAAAATTCGAGAAATCCTATTTAATAAGTATGGGATATATATTAGTAGATATTCACATAATTCAATTCTTCTAAATCTCCATCATGGAATTTCAAATGAATTAATTGGCTTGCTGACTAATGCTCTATGTGAAATAGACAAGAAGTATAAAACCAAAAACAACCTACTAAATATCAATGTCGGTGATATAGCGAATTCATTCTATATTTTATATCCACCTGGGATTCCGATTTTGACACCAGGGCAAACCATTTGTAACAACGTAATAACTAAGATTAACCAATCAATTTTTGACGATACATCTCTATTAATTGTTGAAGGGAATTAAATAATGCTTCCAATAGATAAAATAAAGGAAATATCCTCTGCTCGAGGAAATAAAAACGCCGTCATTTTCGGTGACAAAAAAGTTACATGGTCTGAGTTTTATAAAGAAGCATACAAAATCACGGTGAACCTGTCTTCGAAGATAGACAACAATCGTGCCGACCTATGTATGTGTTACATCTCACCGAATTGCTTAGAACTGGTTTACTTAATGTCAGCGGCATCTTCATTAAAGATACCATGCACGGGTATAGACTATACGCAGAATTCTGAGAAAATCGAGTCGATGTTGACTTCAACCAATTGCAATATTTTAGTCGTATCATCGTCATACTGTATTGAAAACAATATTAATTTACAGGAATTTGCTAAGCGTGTGACTATCGTTGATTTGGATAGTCAGTTAAAGAATAGCATCAACTTCTGTGAGCTGTTAGAAGATACAGAGGAGCAGTCGGGAGCAATCAAAGTACAGCATCGTCCTTTCAGAAGTATATCATTCACTTCAGGTACCTCTGGTGTACCAAAAACAGTCGTGCGTAGTAAGTCTTTTGATGCTCGAAGATTTTCATTCTTCACTGCGCGTTACGGCTTCTCTTCCGAAGATGTCCATTTGCTTGCAATGCCTTTGTATCATGCTGCCGGTAGTGGTTGGTCACGATTATTCATGCAGTTAGGCGCTACTATCGTTATCGCTAAGCCACATGACACGCTTAATATGGCCAATTTAATTAAAAGTGAATGGATTACTACAAGTGCCATGACTCCCCCACTTTTGAATGATGTGGTCGCTCGTTATTCTCTGGGTGGTTATGCACCTAATGATAACAATTTAAAATTCATCATTGTTGGTGGTAAACATTTTCACCCACAAGCGAAACTTCAAGCTATCAA
It encodes the following:
- the budA gene encoding acetolactate decarboxylase, whose amino-acid sequence is MRGFYNPQCDCSLDIAKEFAEYHHVTNDGEIFQTSLMSALIAGVYEGSTTVEQLLEHGDFGLGTFNQLDGELIAFDKNVFQLKSDGSANPADMTQRTPFAVMTFFKASIELPLTSRMSRETVHQLIDDMIPSDNVFCAIRIDGVFDFVRTRTVPKQNRPYRPMLEVVKEQPTFRFTHRKGVIAGFRSPKYTTGINVPGYHEHFITDDYQGGGHIQDYSISSGFLQIGKVSRLVIDTPVSTEFLKANLTPEDIHTAIDKAEK
- a CDS encoding LysR family transcriptional regulator; translation: MEFRYLKYFVAVAQTRHFTRAAEQLGIAQPPLSQQIKKLEHELGVDLFKRLSRGVELTKAGEVFYTDAVNILTDAERAMAKVRQIARGENTEVKIGFATSTSTSIQVLGKMGYLQNEGLNLKTAELPMSELAVQLKNKQLDIAIMRLPCYASESFERQTLFEDPFVAVIPTSHPLAQFKCIQMKQLRGQRILLFPRETGPALFDGMNTLFTDAGIRLEPQFSAPQLRTTIAMAQAGLGIAIVPYSLAEHLDDSAVVASIEDIQLTSRIVVAWEASNLNKQVLKVVAKLSKTDG
- a CDS encoding isochorismatase family protein; the encoded protein is MTQLNTLRNIAGLQEHKVDWNNASVLFVDYQNEYVDGVLSLGKAGKTALENAEKLLETARSKNAPVFHILHKASSASPVFNCDSPLSDAIDVVKPNDNETVVHKTLPNSFFNTDLEEMLQLTGRKQLIILGFMSHMCVTATTIKAVELGYDVIVCEDACATRPLPDLSGNPIDEKLIHLVSMAALSDRYASIQPLNNFA
- a CDS encoding lysine decarboxylase, coding for MNNTSLPIYNSLNNANKKLKGSFHALPIQNLGKTKDVVLSEDFNARLSKIKELELSLTSPFFDSLTDPNKAIDESTNILKDMYGSDLSLFVTCGSTISNKIIIEAICKSSDKVLCQKGVHQSIYFSLKSQNSDVNYVQDLICNDDAYIYSADPQGIIDALVRAEEAGTPYTTLIINSQTYDGVCFDLQEFLPVVCERAKDIKNIVIDEAWGAWSTFDPKMKEKSAIQNALTLSKKYDVNFIVTHSVHKSLFALRQASIINVFGSEDCQAKVVGSHFRNHSTSPSYPILASTELALSHANQYAVQYSNRINEQCEYLKSFINDLNLFRCPSLTLEEEYLIQDPTKLWITCTTKLLSGAKIREILFNKYGIYISRYSHNSILLNLHHGISNELIGLLTNALCEIDKKYKTKNNLLNINVGDIANSFYILYPPGIPILTPGQTICNNVITKINQSIFDDTSLLIVEGN